In a single window of the Gossypium hirsutum isolate 1008001.06 chromosome D02, Gossypium_hirsutum_v2.1, whole genome shotgun sequence genome:
- the LOC107910118 gene encoding uncharacterized protein gives MEISTVTSPRMRSDHLEKERLKETHHGQSFELQSSHDATHPNHRFHSTSVLEILRETVRILRYNCSGFMIILALLICPVSAVLMSSNLLVGESIVNTLTVRLLLVAKTSGVPFRPFIKQSCQHLVETAVSSVTCFPLLITFSLLSKAAVVYCVDSTYLKESADVSKFFVIIRTLWRQLVSSYLWMCMVIVGCVTTFIIFLLVACSVLSVLGFSPDIIVFAMIMVGLVFAIVFANVVVVCDMGIVMCVLEEVWGVQALVRAGVLIKGQTQVGLLIFLVSTIGLTFVEGLFKHRVQTLSYGDGSSRIWEGPLLVIMYSFVVLVHSMMNTVFYFSCKSYTSDDHQSMLF, from the coding sequence ATGGAAATTTCTACCGTTACTTCTCCACGGATGAGGTCAGATCATCTAGAAAAGGAACGATTGAAGGAAACCCATCATGGTCAAAGTTTTGAGCTACAATCATCCCATGATGCTACTCATCCTAACCACCGATTCCATTCGACGAGTGTTTTAGAGATCTTAAGAGAAACTGTTAGGATTTTACGGTACAATTGTTCTGGTTTTATGATCATTTTAGCTTTGTTAATTTGCCCTGTATCTGCAGTCCTTATGTCTTCTAATTTGTTAGTTGGTGAGTCCATTGTGAACACTCTAACTGTTAGGCTTTTGTTAGTTGCTAAAACTAGTGGAGTTCCATTCAGACCTTTCATCAAACAGTCGTGCCAACATTTAGTTGAGACCGCTGTTTCCTCAGTAACGTGCTTCCCTTTGCTCATTACATTTAGTTTGTTATCAAAGGCTGCTGTGGTTTATTGTGTAGATTCTACTTATTTGAAGGAATCAGCTGATGTTTCCAAATTCTTTGTGATAATTCGAACGCTTTGGAGGCAGCTTGTTTCTTCCTATTTGTGGATGTGTATGGTAATTGTTGGTTGTGTGACAactttcatcatttttcttcttgTGGCATGTAGTGTACTCTCTGTTCTTGGGTTTTCACCTGATATAATTGTCTTTGCGATGATAATGGTTGGGCTAGTTTTTGCAATTGTTTTCGCCAACGTTGTTGTTGTCTGCGATATGGGGATTGTAATGTGTGTTTTGGAGGAAGTTTGGGGAGTACAAGCATTGGTTCGAGCCGGTGTCCTAATCAAGGGGCAGACTCAGGTTGGTCTGTTGATATTTCTTGTATCTACAATTGGATTGACATTTGTGGAGGGGTTGTTTAAACATAGGGTACAGACGTTGAGTTATGGAGACGGGTCTTCTAGGATCTGGGAGGGGCCTTTGTTGGTGATAATGTATTCGTTTGTGGTGCTTGTTCATTCCATGATGAATACAGTTTTCTATTTCAGTTGCAAATCGTACACTTCCGATGACCATCAATCAATGTTGTTCTGA
- the LOC107910119 gene encoding uncharacterized protein: MTTRPTPPPVHIDLWPILSESKRIINAHSRHFLALSVLFLLPLSFSFSAFPFINQLFSQSSTPTIETHLSFLHTPFQLQKPPTIPINYLLFTLLYTLFIFIFSLFATGSITYSVFHGFYGRPVKLLSAIKSAFTSFFPLVSTCLVTELIISGILLILALIFLGLLQLTQLLGFHVDYTSPYFISLCLVFVITFLFIVLYLQVKWVFAYVVVVVESSWGLEPLKRSKNLVHGLKRIAFSMLLFYGFFSGILIWVSAADWGYAAADKWKSWAFVIHIVSTSTLFMLIMLSYLAATTVFYMYSKAIHGELAGEIAEEFAREYVSLPFDDGKVPHVVSVVYG, encoded by the coding sequence ATGACAACGCGGCCAACACCTCCGCCCGTCCACATCGACCTCTGGCCCATCCTTTCCGAATCTAAACGCATAATCAACGCCCACTCCCGCCACTTCCTTGCTCTCTCCGTCCTCTTCCTCCTCCCTCTTTCCTTCTCCTTCTCCGCCTTCCCCTTCATCAATCAACTCTTTTCCCAATCCTCCACCCCCACCATCGAAACCCACCTCAGTTTCCTCCACACCCCTTTTCAACTGCAAAAACCCCCAACAATTCCCATCAATTACCTGCTCTTCACTCTCCTTTACACcctcttcatcttcatcttctctCTCTTCGCCACCGGTTCCATCACTTACAGCGTTTTCCACGGCTTTTATGGCCGACCCGTCAAGCTCCTATCCGCTATCAAGTCAGCTTTCACTTCCTTCTTCCCCCTCGTCTCCACTTGCCTTGTAACGGAGCTTATCATTTCTGGGATCcttttaattcttgctttgatcTTCCTTGGATTACTCCAACTAACCCAACTGTTAGGCTTCCATGTTGATTACACTTCGCCTTATTTCATTTCCCTGTGTCTTGTTTTCGTAATTACTTTCTTGTTTATTGTACTCTATTTGCAAGTTAAGTGGGTATTTGCTTATGTTGTTGTTGTAGTTGAATCAAGCTGGGGGCTTGAACCATTAAAACGAAGTAAAAATTTAGTTCACGGACTGAAAAGAATTGCTTTCTCTATGCTTCTGTTTTACGGGTTCTTCAGTGGGATTTTAATCTGGGTCTCAGCTGCAGACTGGGGTTATGCAGCTGCTGATAAATGGAAAAGTTGGGCATTTGTTATACATATTGTGAGCACTTCCACTTTGTTCATGTTGATTATGCTTTCTTATTTGGCTGCAACTACAGTTTTTTATATGTATTCCAAGGCTATACATGGAGAGCTTGCTGGGGAGATTGCTGAAGAGTTTGCAAGAGAGTATGTCAGTTTGCCTTTTGATGATGGGAAAGTTCCTCATGTTGTATCTGTTGTTTATGGTTGA
- the LOC107910120 gene encoding putative pentatricopeptide repeat-containing protein At1g69350, mitochondrial, whose amino-acid sequence MTTLYMPLFRSCTNLRSLAQLHAHLLVTGFHHDPLPSTKLIESYSQMGSFQSSKLVFRCFPNPDSFMWGVLIKCSVWSNLFQDAIFLYLTMIKNDQLHISNFIFPSLLRACSGFGDLGIGEMVHGTIIKSGFGKDTVIQSSLLSMYGEMGCLSYAKKMFDEMTIRDLVSWSSIILSYVENGKANEGLEMFRLMVLEGIRPDSITMLSVAEACGDLGFLKLARLIHGYIVRRRIEIDGSLASSLVAMYSKCGDLDSAERIFLNVTNRSTALWTAMISSYYRTGRFAEALKSFFDMLDSRVEPNSVTMMSVLESFAGLGWLREGKSVHCYIIRKEMDLEYDVLGPVFIELYMKCGKLNYCDKVLHVVGGRNIVAWNMIISICTEKGLLKEALAHLVQMQTLGLMPDSFSLASSISACADGGLLLFGDQLHGHIIKRGLSDEFVQNSLIDMYSKCGLTELAYTIFDDINEKSVVTWNSMICGFHQNGNSVEAISLFDQMYLNGLEMNDVTFLSVLQACSNLGYLEKGKWLHHKLLTYGVKTDLYIDTALTDMYAKCGDLVTAQRVFDSMSEKSVVSWTVMIAGYGAHGRVNAAISLFNQMVESGIRPNQVTFMNILSACSHAGSVEDGKSYFKSMRDFGVEPNSEHYACMVDLLSRGGDLNEAYRNIKSMPYPADASIWSALLNGCRIHQRMDMIKSIEEDLVDIHTDDTGYYTLLSNIYGEEGNWKEFEKVRSLMKGIGLRKVPGYSLIELDKRIYRFGVGFTSLLQTEETFSFLENFQILAQEHVFYLENQ is encoded by the coding sequence ATGACCACCCTTTACATGCCATTATTCAGATCATGCACCAATCTCAGATCACTAGCACAACTCCATGCCCACCTCTTAGTTACTGGGTTTCACCATGACCCACTCCCTTCCACCAAGCTCATTGAATCCTATTCCCAAATGGGTTCCTTTCAATCTTCCAAACTTGTTTTCAGATGCTTCCCTAACCCAGATTCTTTCATGTGGGGTGTTCTAATTAAATGCTCTGTTTGGAGCAACTTGTTTCAAGATGCCATTTTTCTCTACCTCACTATGATAAAGAATGACCAACTCCACATCAGTAACTTCATATTTCCTTCTCTTTTGAGGGCTTGTTCTGGTTTTGGTGATCTGGGTATTGGTGAAATGGTCCATGGGACCATTATAAAAAGTGGGTTTGGGAAAGATACTGTTATTCAGTCTTCACTTCTTTCAATGTACGGCGAAATGGGATGTTTAAGTTATGCTAAGAAAATGTTTGATGAAATGACAATAAGAGACTTGGTTTCCTGGAGTTCgattattttgagttatgttGAGAATGGGAAGGCAAATGAAGGCTTGGAGATGTTCCGTTTAATGGTATTGGAAGGTATTAGACCGGACTCCATAACAATGCTTAGTGTAGCTGAGGCGTGTGGTGACTTGGGATTTCTGAAATTAGCAAGGCTAATTCATGGTTATATAGTGAGGAGGAGGATTGAAATTGATGGTTCATTGGCTAGTTCCCTTGTTGCAATGTATAGCAAATGTGGTGACTTGGATAGTGCAGAGAGGATCTTTCTAAATGTAACGAACCGTAGTACTGCATTGTGGACTGCAATGATATCTAGCTATTATAGAACAGGTAGGTTTGCAGAAGCGTTAAAGTCTTTCTTTGATATGTTAGATTCTCGTGTGGAACCGAATTCAGTGACCATGATGAGTGTTTTAGAGTCTTTTGCAGGGCTAGGCTGGCTTAGAGAAGGGAAGTCGGTTCACTGTTACATTATTAGGAAAGAAATGGATCTTGAGTATGATGTTTTAGGGCCTGTTTTCATAGAACTATATATGAAATGTGGAAAGTTGAACTATTGTGATAAGGTTCTTCACGTTGTTGGAGGAAGAAATATCGTGGCATGGAATATGATCATATCAATTTGTACTGAGAAAGGGTTGTTAAAAGAGGCATTGGCACACCTTGTGCAGATGCAGACCTTGGGATTAATGCCTGATTCATTCAGCCTAGCAAGTTCTATCTCAGCTTGTGCTGATGGAGGTTTATTGCTGTTTGGAGATCAGCTGCATGGTCATATCATCAAAAGAGGCCTTTCGGATGAGTTTGTCCAGAATTCACTAATTGATATGTACTCAAAATGTGGCTTAACGGAATTAGCATACACTATCTTTGATGATATCAACGAGAAAAGTGTTGTAACATGGAATTCTATGATTTGCGGATTCCATCAAAATGGAAATTCTGTAGAGGCAATTAGCCTTTTTGATCAAATGTACTTGAACGGTCTTGAGATGAATGATGTTACTTTCTTAAGTGTGCTTCAAGCATGCTCCAATTTGGGTTATCTTGAGAAAGGAAAATGGCTTCACCACAAGCTTCTTACCTATGGTGTAAAGACAGATCTCTATATCGATACAGCTTTAACTGACATGTATGCCAAGTGTGGAGACCTTGTAACAGCCCAAAGGGTTTTTGATAGCATGTCAGAGAAAAGTGTGGTGTCATGGACTGTCATGATTGCTGGATATGGAGCACATGGTAGGGTGAATGCTGCCATCTCACTTTTCAATCAAATGGTAGAGTCAGGCATAAGACCTAATCAAGTTACCTTCATGAACATTCTTTCGGCTTGCAGTCATGCAGGATCTGTGGAAGATGGAAAATCTTATTTTAAGTCGATGAGGGATTTCGGTGTTGAGCCCAACTCAGAACATTACGCCTGTATGGTTGACCTTCTAAGTCGCGGTGGTGATCTCAATGAAGCATATAGAAACATCAAATCGATGCCATATCCTGCAGATGCAAGCATTTGGAGCGCGCTGCTTAATGGTTGTCGAATCCACCAGAGGATGGACATGATCAAATCCATTGAAGAAGACCTTGTAGATATTCATACAGATGACACTGGATACTATACCTTGTTATCTAATATATATGGTGAGGAAGGAAACTGGAAGGAATTTGAGAAGGTGAGATCATTAATGAAAGGCATAGGTCTTAGGAAGGTTCCTGGATATAGCTTAATTGAGCTTGATAAGAGAATTTATAGATTTGGAGTTGGATTTACTTCTCTTTTGCAAACTGAGGAAACTTTTAGTTTTTTGGAAAATTTCCAAATTTTGGCTCAAGAACatgttttttatttagaaaaCCAATAA